The Pan paniscus chromosome 1, NHGRI_mPanPan1-v2.0_pri, whole genome shotgun sequence genome has a segment encoding these proteins:
- the LOC134729810 gene encoding PRAME family member 15-like — MKMSIRTPPRLLELAGRSLLRDQALAMSTLEELPTELFPPLFMEAFSRRRCEALKLMVQAWPFRRLPLRPLIKMPCLEAFQAVLDGLDALLTQGVRPRRCKLQVLDLQDVCENFWMVWSEAMAHGCFLNAKRNKKPVQDCPRMRGQQPLTVFVELWLKNRTLDEYLTYPLLWVKQRRDLLHLCCKKLKILGMPFRNIRSILKMVNLDCIQEVEVNCRWKLQFLTQFTPYLGHMRNLQKLVLSQMDVSRYVSPEQKKEIVTQFTTQFLKLRCLQKLYMNSVPFLEGHLDQLLSCLKTSLKVLTITNCVLLESDLKHLSQCPSISQLKTLDLSGIRLTNFSLVPLQILLEKVAATLEYLDLDDCGIMDSQVNAILPALSRCFELNTFSFCGNPISMATLENLLSHTIILKNLCVGVYPAPRESYGADGTLCWSRFAQIRAELMNRVRDLRHPERIFFCTDNCPDCGNRSFYDLEADQDCC; from the exons ATGAAGATGAGCATCCGGACTCCACCCAGACTCCTGGAGCTTGCGGGGCGGAGCCTGCTGAGGGACCAAGCCTTAGCCATGTCCACCCTGGAGGAGCTGCCCACGGAACTTTTCCCCCCACTGTTCATGGAGGCCTTCAGCAGGAGACGCTGTGAGGCCCTGAAGctgatggtgcaggcctggcccTTCCGCCGCCTCCCTCTGAGGCCTCTGATAAAGATGCCTTGTCTGGAGGCTTTCCAAGCTGTGCTCGATGGGCTTGATGCACTGCTTACCCAAGGGGTTCGTCCCAG GAGGTGTAAACttcaagtgctggatttacaggatGTCTGTGAGAACTTCTGGATGGTTTGGTCTGAAGCTATGGCCCATGGGTGCTTCCTCAATGCCAAGAGGAACAAAAAACCAGTGCAGGACTGTCCAAGGATGAGAGGACAGCAACCCTTGACTGTGTTCGTAGAACTTTGGCTCAAGAACAGGACTCTGGATGAATACCTCACCTACCCCCTTCTATGGGTCAAGCAGAGGAGAGATTTACTACACCTGTGCTGTAAGAAGCTGAAAATTTTGGGAATGCCCTTCCGCAATATCAGAAGCATCCTGAAAATGGTGAACCTAGACTgtatccaggaggtggaagtgaaTTGCAGGTGGAAACTGCAATTCCTGACACAGTTTACCCCATACCTGGGCCACATGAGGAATCTTCAGAAGCTCGTTCTCTCCCAGATGGATGTCTCTCGCTACGTTTCCCCAGAGCAGAAGAAGGAGATTGTTACCCAGTTCACCACTCAGTTCCTCAAGCTGCGCTGCCTCCAAAAGCTTTATATGAACTCTGTTCCTTTCCTCGAAGGCCACCTGGACCAGCTGCTCAG cTGTCTGAAGACCTCGTTAAAGGTCCTCACAATAACTAACTGTGTGCTTTTGGAATCAGACTTGAAGCATCTATCCCAGTGCCCGAGTATCAGTCAACTAAAGACCCTGGACCTGAGTGGCATCAGACTGACCAATTTCAGTCTTGTGCCTCTCCAAATTCTCCTAGAAAAAGTTGCAGCCACCCTTGAGTACCTGGATTTAGATGACTGTGGCATCATGGACTCCCAAGTCAATGCCATCCTGCCTGCCCTGAGCCGCTGCTTTGAGCTCAACACCTTCAGCTTCTGTGGAAATCCCATCTCCATGGCCACCCTGGAGAACCTGCTGAGCCACACAATCATACTCAAAAACTTATGCGTGGGGGTGTATCCTGCCCCGCGGGAGAGTTATGGTGCTGATGGTACTCTCTGCTGGAGCAGATTTGCTCAAATTAGGGCTGAGCTGATGAACAGAGTGAGGGACTTAAGGCACCCCGAGAGGATCTTTTTCTGCACTGACAACTGCCCTGACTGTGGCAACAGGTCATTTTATGACCTGGAGGCAGATCAAGACTGCTGTTGA